Proteins from one Fragaria vesca subsp. vesca linkage group LG6, FraVesHawaii_1.0, whole genome shotgun sequence genomic window:
- the LOC101305202 gene encoding threonine synthase 1, chloroplastic-like — protein sequence MTHCEGAARTAAETENSERGGPSSLNPTISPFEDERVALEPVTDLLLPQIGDERDFFVMPSCRRTVAGITERSLSTLPHSLTLKSQQWRLPPSSNPLLLSQTPNPHLPSLPKPHFTTVKCSSSSKCRDNIRDDAHRHNTTHPHHFSAKYVPFNSSSSNDTSSSESYSLDEIVYRSQSGGLLDVQHDMSALKNYDGRYWRDLFDSRLGKTTWPYGSGVWSKKEWVLPEIDSDDIVSAFEGNSNLFWAERYGKQVLSMNELWVKHCGISHTGSFKDLGMTVLVSQVNRLRKMNRPVVGVGCASTGDTSAALSAYCAAAGIPSIVFLPANKISVAQLVQPIANGAFVLSIDTDFDGCMQLIREVTAELPIYLANSLNSLRLEGQKTAAIEILQQFDWQVPDWVIVPGGNLGNIYAFYKGFHMCKELGLVDRIPRLVCAQAANANPLYLHYKSGWDEEFRPVKANTTFASAIQIGDPVSIDRAVYALKKSDGIVEEATEEELMDAMAQADSTGMFICPHTGVALAALIKLRNKGVIGATERTVVVSTAHGLKFTQAKIDYHSKEIPDLACRFANPPVQVKADFGSVMDVLKKYLRQAESFWIRTRIRRISYEH from the exons ATGACTCACTGCGAGGGCGCTGCAAGGACGGCTGCGGAGACAGAAAACTCAGAACGAGGCGGACCAAGTAGCTTGAATCCCACGATTTCGCCATTCGAGGATGAAAGAGTTGCTTTGGAACCAGTCACTGACCTTCTTCTTCCTCAGATTGGAGATGAAAGAGACTTCTTTGTTATGCCAAGCTGTCGTCGTACTGTTGCGGGGA TTACAGAGAGATCTCTCTCCACACTCCCTCACTCACTCACTCTCAAATCTCAACAATGGCGTCTTCCTCCCTCTTCCAATCCCCTCCTTCTCTCTCAAACCCCAAACCCCCATCTCCCCTCCCTCCCCAAACCCCATTTCACCACCGTCAAATGCTCCTCCTCCTCCAAATGCCGCGACAACATCCGCGACGACGCCCACCGCCACAACACCACCCACCCCCACCACTTCTCCGCCAAATACGTCCCCTTCAACTCCTCCTCCTCAAACGACACGTCGTCCTCCGAATCCTACTCCCTCGACGAGATCGTCTACCGCTCCCAGTCCGGCGGCCTCCTCGACGTCCAGCACGACATGTCCGCCCTCAAAAACTACGACGGCCGCTACTGGCGCGACCTCTTTGACTCCCGCCTCGGCAAAACCACCTGGCCCTACGGCTCCGGCGTCTGGTCCAAAAAGGAGTGGGTCCTCCCCGAGATCGACTCCGACGACATCGTCTCCGCCTTCGAAGGCAACTCCAACCTCTTCTGGGCCGAGCGCTACGGCAAGCAAGTCCTCTCCATGAACGAGCTCTGGGTCAAGCACTGCGGCATCAGCCACACCGGCTCCTTCAAGGACCTCGGCATGACCGTCCTCGTCAGCCAGGTCAACCGCCTCCGCAAAATGAACCGCCCCGTCGTCGGCGTCGGTTGCGCCTCCACCGGCGACACCTCCGCCGCGTTGTCCGCCTACTGCGCCGCAGCCGGGATCCCCTCCATTGTGTTCCTCCCGGCGAACAAGATCTCCGTGGCGCAGCTGGTCCAGCCGATTGCGAATGGCGCCTTTGTGCTGAGCATTGATACCGATTTCGACGGCTGTATGCAGCTGATTAGGGAAGTCACGGCGGAGCTGCCGATTTATCTGGCGAACTCTCTCAACAGTTTGAGGCTTGAGGGACAGAAAACAGCTGCCATTGAGATCCTGCAGCAGTTCGACTGGCAGGTCCCGGATTGGGTCATAGTTCCGGGAGGAAATCTCGGAAACATTTATGCATTTTACAAAGGGTTTCACATGTGCAAGGAGCTGGGGCTGGTTGATAGGATTCCGAGGCTAGTCTGTGCTCAAGCTGCGAATGCGAATCCTTTGTATCTGCATTACAAGTCAGGGTGGGATGAGGAGTTCAGGCCGGTGAAGGCCAATACTACATTTGCGTCTGCCATTCAGATTGGGGACCCTGTTTCGATTGACAGGGCTGTGTATGCGCTGAAGAAGTCGGATGGGATTGTGGAGGAGGCGACTGAGGAGGAGCTGATGGATGCAATGGCTCAGGCGGATTCGACTGGCATGTTTATATGTCCTCACACTGGCGTGGCGCTGGCGGCGTTGATCAAGCTGAGGAATAAGGGGGTTATAGGGGCGACAGAGAGGACTGTGGTGGTGAGCACGGCTCACGGGTTGAAGTTCACACAGGCGAAGATTGATTATCACTCTAAGGAGATTCCGGATTTGGCTTGCCGGTTTGCTAACCCGCCGGTGCAAGTGAAGGCTGATTTTGGGTCGGTTATGGATGTTTTGAAGAAGTACTTGA GGCAAGCAGAAAGTTTTTGGATTCGGACTCGGATTAGACGAATATCCTACGAGCATTGA